The Oncorhynchus mykiss isolate Arlee chromosome Y, USDA_OmykA_1.1, whole genome shotgun sequence genomic sequence GTCCCAcgtgtacacccccccccccccctacacacacacacacaagctgtcaCACAGGGCAATTTGTGACTGCCATTTCTGTGTGTATAGGCCCCTCAAGCTGGCACTAAGGACAAGACCCTGTGTTGCTGGTTCTGTGCCTCAGGACCCATCTCACTCAGCGCCAAGATAGAGAGGAAAGGATACACACCAGGTGAGAAATACCTGATTGGCTAATGATGATTTCCGCTCAATCTCAATCTATATCAATGTTTCACAACACAACATGCTCAAACCCCAGAGGGAACATACAGCACTGCAGATATAAATACTGCGCTGAGAGATATTCTcaggacaccacacacacacacacacagtcccatactcacccccccccccccacatctcagcctttttctcctctcctcctctcttaggTGAGTCCCTCCAGATCTTTGCGGAGGTGGAGAACTGTTCGTCCAGGGTGGTGGTGCCCAAGGCAGCGCTGTGCCAGACCCAGACCTACTTCGCTAAGGGCAAGGCTAGACAGCTCCAGCAGCAGGTGGCGGCCCTGCGTGGGGACACCCTGTCCCAGGGGAAGAGCCAGAGCTGGGAAGGAAAACTGCTCCACATACCCCCggtctccccatccatcctggaCTGTCCACTCATTAGAGTGGAGTACTCACTGATGGTGAAGAATGATAATAAACATAGTATAGTTGATATGGTAATACATGTGTTAATATGGGAGAATATGAAATAAACAAATACCTCCTAAAATCTAACCGGTTTAGCAGGTACTTTCCTgtcatgtattgtattgtaaaagTTAGTGCATCAAAATGTGGGCCGTAAATAAGATAatatccatctctccccctctcaggtGTATGTGGACATCCCTGGGGGGTTGAACCTGTCTCTGTCGTTGCCGTTGGTGATAGGGACCATCCCCCTCCACGCATTCACCAGTCGAACCAGCAGCATCAGCAGCTACTGTTGTACCGTCAGCTGGCCAGAGAGACCTGAGGGTACGAcatatacctgtgtgtgtgtactgtgtgtggagtgtgtgtactgtgtgtgtgtgttctcccatgTTAATTGCATGTCGTGTGTGTTTTCACAGCTCCCCCCAGCTACAGTGACCTGGCGGTGACAGAGGAGCAGAGGCGAGGCTGTCTGGAGCGCTGTGAGGGTTCAGAGGTCAACCAAGAGGGCCAGGGAACGCTGCAAGCTTACATCACAGAGTTCAGATTCCAGCCCCCACCTCTCTACTCCGAGGTACACTCACCCACacgcagatgcacacacacacacaccacgcatgcacgtacatacatacacagt encodes the following:
- the arrdc3b gene encoding arrestin domain-containing protein 3 isoform X3; amino-acid sequence: MPLATSFEGKHGSVRYWVRAELYRPWLLPVRVKKEFTVFEHIDINTPLLLAPQAGTKDKTLCCWFCASGPISLSAKIERKGYTPGESLQIFAEVENCSSRVVVPKAALCQTQTYFAKGKARQLQQQVAALRGDTLSQGKSQSWEGKLLHIPPVSPSILDCPLIRVEYSLMVYVDIPGGLNLSLSLPLVIGTIPLHAFTSRTSSISSYCCTVSWPERPEAPPSYSDLAVTEEQRRGCLERCEGSEVNQEGQGTLQAYITEFRFQPPPLYSEVDPNPEPSCGGQETRPLTLSLRTTLTCSEQTGNYTYR
- the arrdc3b gene encoding arrestin domain-containing protein 3 isoform X1; its protein translation is MVLGKVKTLAVCFDYLNDNNVPVYSGGDSVSGRVIIEVAGEVRVKMLNITARGVAKVRWTESRNAGANTAYTQNYTEEVEYLNHSDTLIGEERDEDSPEEALTVLNTGLHEFAFSFLLPQMPLATSFEGKHGSVRYWVRAELYRPWLLPVRVKKEFTVFEHIDINTPLLLAPQAGTKDKTLCCWFCASGPISLSAKIERKGYTPGESLQIFAEVENCSSRVVVPKAALCQTQTYFAKGKARQLQQQVAALRGDTLSQGKSQSWEGKLLHIPPVSPSILDCPLIRVEYSLMVYVDIPGGLNLSLSLPLVIGTIPLHAFTSRTSSISSYCCTVSWPERPEAPPSYSDLAVTEEQRRGCLERCEGSEVNQEGQGTLQAYITEFRFQPPPLYSEVDPNPEPSCGGQETRPLTLSLRTTLTCSEQTGNYTYR
- the arrdc3b gene encoding arrestin domain-containing protein 3 isoform X2 → MNNRRCLNYEDSPEEALTVLNTGLHEFAFSFLLPQMPLATSFEGKHGSVRYWVRAELYRPWLLPVRVKKEFTVFEHIDINTPLLLAPQAGTKDKTLCCWFCASGPISLSAKIERKGYTPGESLQIFAEVENCSSRVVVPKAALCQTQTYFAKGKARQLQQQVAALRGDTLSQGKSQSWEGKLLHIPPVSPSILDCPLIRVEYSLMVYVDIPGGLNLSLSLPLVIGTIPLHAFTSRTSSISSYCCTVSWPERPEAPPSYSDLAVTEEQRRGCLERCEGSEVNQEGQGTLQAYITEFRFQPPPLYSEVDPNPEPSCGGQETRPLTLSLRTTLTCSEQTGNYTYR